Proteins from one Methanobacterium alcaliphilum genomic window:
- a CDS encoding DUF126 domain-containing protein, producing MNCRIISHGKASGEAMVSQDPISFLGGVNPDTGEVIDPKHQLKGEIIKDKILIIPGGKGSTVGSYVIFQMAKNKTSPKAIICLKAEPIIATGAIMANIPMVDQVEGDIMGLSSGLQIEVDAEKGQVKII from the coding sequence ATGAATTGCAGAATTATTTCTCATGGTAAGGCCAGCGGTGAAGCAATGGTAAGTCAGGATCCTATAAGCTTTTTAGGCGGGGTAAATCCAGACACGGGAGAAGTAATTGATCCTAAACATCAGCTTAAAGGAGAAATCATCAAAGATAAAATATTAATTATTCCTGGTGGTAAAGGATCCACCGTTGGATCGTATGTTATTTTTCAAATGGCTAAAAATAAAACATCCCCTAAAGCAATAATCTGCCTTAAAGCAGAGCCTATAATTGCTACAGGGGCTATAATGGCCAACATTCCCATGGTCGACCAAGTAGAAGGGGATATTATGGGATTATCTTCGGGGCTACAAATAGAGGTAGATGCTGAAAAAGGCCAAGTAAAAATAATTTAA